ACGCAAGGCTCTCAGGTCATCATTGGTCTGCTTCACACCGTGCTTCATCTGCTCCAGTATAACTGAGTCAGCCCAGATAGGTAAATCGGGGCTGACTGACACCATTTACTTCTACCGCTTCGATAAACATCGACAGTGGCCGCACCCATAGTGTCCCCTCGTCATACTCTGCCTGATACACTACCAGCTCCTCCAGAGTCTCACTATGACGAGCTATACCAATCAGCTGATAGTACTTGTCTTTATAGTGTCGATAGCGACCCAGTCGCAAGCTCTCGGCTGCCGGTGACAGTGACGGTAGATCGCTACTCATATCCCACTCCTCTTCTTACTACCTATGGTAATGCTTCTATTCTACACTTGATAACACGGACGAGGTAATTTTAAACTATGAAACTCACCCCATATATAACCCTTGCATAAGCCATAAAAAATAGCTTGCAGTAGATAGCTAGCAGCGATACTATAAGGGTACAAAACAAAAAGTTGGGGGCTACAGGAGCTGCGTAAATGCGCACTGTTGTAGCCCCTTTTTTGTTATCATTCTCTTCAAGAATAAGCCGGAACAGATTACAGCTGAGCTGGGAAGCGCCAAACACGTACTAAACCAAATATATGTCAGAGCTGGACAGGCTGAGAGCAACTCAAGCAGAGGGAGCCACCCCTATCTACAACGACTTTATTCCCTAAGATATCCATCACTCAGTGTAAAAAACGCAAACCACCAACCTCTTAGCAGGGGCCGGCTATACCGAGAATTAACGCTCGGTTCTTATCTGAATTATAACGCGTACAAAAAGATCGATTTGGTGGATCTGAGAGGACTCGAACCTCTGACCCCCTCAACGTCAATGAGGTGCTCTAGCCAACTGAGCTACAGATCCATACCTATCGAATATACTACACCTCTAATCCAGTTTCCACGTTAATTGAGAATTACCCACCACCCGGCGCCAAAACCGAACATAAGGATATAACCCACTGTTCTTGACAAAAGGCTTGACTTATTGTGTTAGATCCACTACAATCAGTCCTGTTTGCTTAATATGTGAGGTAAACGTTATGAGTAAACAGCGCAAGCTAAGTAGCTATCCGTTGTTTTATGAGCAGGTTCCTGCAGAGGTACCTGTGGCCGAGCAGCCCCTCAAACGGCGCCCGGGCCGAAAACCTAAGTTCCCCCGCTTGCCGGAGGACAACGTACTCGAGAATCTCGAGCAATAAGCCGCTCTATACCCTACATATCCCCATGATCCAGCGCGATTATGGGGATATTTCTATTTTGAATTACTTATAATTACCTAATGTAACAGGGGCAGAACGAGAAAATATAGACTTATCCACAGCTTTCCACTTGTGTTTCTGACAGCGGCATGACAATATATAGTCATGGTACGAACAAAGAGACGTACCACAAAAACGAGTGATGTGAATTTGTTGTTTTAACAAATCTAAAAGAACAGTCCCGCCTCTGGCGGGACTGTTCCATAACAGATTAATAAGGAGAGATTAAGGTGCACTGCCCCTTCTGTGGTCACAAGCGGACCGAAGTTTATAATAGTCGCAATACCAGCCAGTCCCGTCGTATATGGCGCAGACGCCGCTGCAGGCGCTGTCAGCGGGCCTTTACCACTTATGAAGCTAGTGACCTCAGTTGGCTCACTATCTCCAAGCAGGCGGGCCACAGCGAGCCCTACATACGATCAAAGCTACTGGTAAGCTTGCACCATGCCTGTCAGGGGCTAGACAATCACATCGAGATGATCGATGCCCTGACTAATACTGTCGAGGATCAGCTTATCGGCCTGCAACAGGAGACGATATCGGCCCGCGAAGTTGCCGATACCACTCTGACCATCTTGAAGCGCTTCCATACCAGTGCTTACTTACGCTACCTCTCCTACCGCGGGGACTTAGCCAGTTCGGCCCATCTCAAAGAAACCGTAACTAACTTACAGTAACGCGGCCCAGACAGGGTTCAATCCCACTCAGACGAGTAGTTTACTCGTCTTCCTTCTCTAGGGTAGGCTTATCATCTTCGCCCTCTTCGTCGTCAGACTCATCTGGCGCACCGTGCTCAGAAGCCACCTGCTCTTCGGCATCGGCCGCAATCGCTTCATCCAGTTCTTCTAGCTCTTCCTCACTACGCGGTGGATCAATCTTTACGATCAGCTCTTCGGGGTCGGATAACAGTTCTACACCTTCCGGTATAGTGATGTCGCTGACATGAACGGCGGCGTTAATCTCTTCCAGCTGCTCCAAATCGACAGTGAAGCTTTCCGGCAGCTTATTCGGCAGTGCCTTTACTTCGATACTCTCTAGGTTCTGAACTAAAATTCCATCGTGATTATAAGTGGCCGGAGCCGTACCTTCGAAGTGGATCGGAATCTCGGTCTCGATCTCCTCGTCCATCTTCACCGTATAGAGGTCGAAATGCATCAACGCCCCACTAACCGGATCGTGCTGGACATCGACAAACAAGGTGTTAAGCGCCGTCTTCTTATCATCAATCTTCAGCTGGATCAGACGGTTAGTGCCGGCGCGGTTATATACCTTAGATAGCTCTACCCCGTAAGCTGCGATAACCTGAGCGTCACCCCCCTGCCCATACACTACTCCGGGAATCAGTCCTTCACGGCGTAGACCAGCTACGGCCTTTCCGGTCGCTTGGCGTAATTTAGCCTGTAATACTACATCTTGCACGGGGTGCGAACTCCTTTAAACACTCGAAGCATAATTATACACATAGTAGTTTAAGGTGACAAACTCCCACCCATTCCCCTTATTGGGCGCCCGCAGCTCGCAAACGCACTAAACTGACGGTTACCACTAGTAGGATCATCAACACCAGAAAGGCCGCCACCCCGCCGTAGATGAGGGCCGTTAGGCCGATCGCTGCTGCCACCAGATAGAGATGTGTGACGACTTGCGGCTGAGTCAGGCCGGAATCGAGCAGTAGATGATGGATATGCCCCCTATCCGGCGAGAACGGTGAGCGGCGATTATATAGCCGCCGCGTCACAGCCCAGATCGCATCGAAGATGGCCACGCCCAGCACTAGTACACCAACCGCTATCTTCGAACCGGAATAGATAGTTATAACGGCCAGAATCAGGCCGATCGTATAGGCCCCGCTATCACCCATAATGATAGAGGACGGATGCCAGTTATAGAGCAGAAAGCCTAGCAGTGAACCAGCTAGGATAACCGCCATCATCGCTAGTCCCGGATCGTCGATCGCTGGTGTCAGCGCTAGCACAAACAGTACCACAGCCGCTATCACGCAGACCCCCGCCGCTAGCCCGTCCATACCATCAAGAAAGTTAACGGTATTCACGATACCGACGATCCAGAGGATGCTGACCAGATTAGCTACCGGAAGAATATTAAAGCTAAGACTACCTAGCTCCATCGGAATCCGCCAATCATCTAGAAAAATAGAGCCCCCACCGAAGGGATTAGTAGCGGCCACTATACCGATTCCTCCGGCTAAGACGGCGATGGCGGCCACTATCTGCCAGGGCAGTTTTCGCCAAGCGCTGAGACCTTTGATATCATCCACCAGACCAACCACAAACATTATCACCAGACCGATTAGGAAACCCCACAGTCGTCGATCCAGTTCAAACTGAAGCAGAAACGGCACTATGAAGCCGAGGAATATAGCTATTCCACCGATACGTGGCAGAGGCTGAGTATGAATTTTACGTACATTTGGCAGATCTACCGCCCCGATGCGTGCCGCTAATCGCTTAACCATGGGTATGGCTACGGCGACGATAGTAAAGGCCAAAACGAAAGTAAGTAAATAGTTAAGCACAAGTTATCCTAACTGGGCTAATAAGGTGTGCGTGACGACGATAGCAAAGATATTAATCACAATTGCTCCCAGCAAGAGGAAAAAGCTGGTGATCCGACTCTTCTCAAAAGCTACCACTGCTAGAGCGATATTGCCTAGAGTAACCAGTAGGCTGTAGACCCCATAACCGTAAATCAAACGCCAATCCCCCAGTCGAGTCAGACCGGCACCGCTGACATACTCGAGCGGTACCACGAAGCCGGTCGGACGCAGGCGAATCAGCAGCTGACCAATCTGCACCATACACAACAATAGCGCGATGATGAGAAACCAGCGCAGAAACTTATCGCGCAGAATCCGCTGCTGCTTCAAAAACTCAATCGGACGCTCTATCAGAATTGCTCGTATATTCATCTGGTGGCTATTATAGCGGTTTTATGGAATAAACGGCAAAGGTTTCCTGCGACCCGCTTTCTGCTACGCAAAAAATCCGCTTCAGACCGAGGACAAGCACTCATCAGAAATTAAAAAACCACCCTAACGGGCGGTCATTAATTTCTCCTGGCGGGCCGTTACTTTGCAGGTGTGGAACTACTTTGTGCTAAACAATTCAGTTCAGACAAAACTTAAGTAGCCTTATTAAAAGCTATGTTATCTGGGTTGACACCATTTGCCGTAGCAGTACGACGTGCTAAGTCACGGAACATTGCACGAGCTTCTTCACCTTGTTTGCCGGCGGCACGGGTCTTTTCGGCGGCGTAACTAAATATCTTTTCCCTATGGGACGTTAATGATGTACCTGGTATTTGTACCGGTTCGTCACCAACTGCAATTCCTTCTGCTACATTTTGTGGAATACGAGAAGTCTCACGGTCCTTAAAAGCGTCTGGGCTATCTTTAGCTAAGGCGATAACCATGCCAAGTACATCATCAGAGTGCTTGCCGTCCACATAGACGACAATTCCATCACCACGTAATCCACTTGTTTCATGTCCCATAGCCTTGCCTTTATGGGCACTGGCTGCTTCTGGTGCTCTTTGGAGCATTTTAAGTTGCATAGAGATGCCCGCTTCATTAGCGGTCTGCAAAAGCTTCTCAAACAGTTCTGGCGTAGCTTCCATATCGGGGTTTAAGTAAATTCGCTTGTCTAACACCTCATCTTTGCCAGCCATTTTTTCGTGTACTCGACTATCTGTATATGCCATAACAAACACGCCGCCAAACTGGCGTTGTATCTTAAAGTTAGGTCGCACGTCGAGCGCACCTTTACTCTGAGCGTCTAGTACATCCGTACCGTCAACCTTAAAGCCACGATACTCTACAGCTCCCACAGGGAAATTACGGGTATCACCGTTACACCAATCTACGATTTCATTAGCAGCCTGTGGAGCTTCTTCGCCAAGATGGGCCAGAAATTCTTCTTTGGCTTGCCAAACCTGTCCACGTCGTTCTTGAGCTTGTTCAGGACTGCTACTGCGGGCTACGGCAACTTTAAGGTTACGAGCAAGCATTTCTGTTGTACGAAGATACAGTCCTGCAATGCGTTCTGGGCTCTCAATAACTTCTTTATCTTTTGCGATACTCTCAACATTATCAAGATAGCCTTTAATTCCAACCTTTTCGTTACCTAACCGTAAATCACCGCCAATAGCTCCGTCAATGAAGGTGTCAGAAAGGTGTTTTTTGGCTTCTTGAGCTTGCTCAAAAGTCTCGTACCTAACTTTTAAGTCAGTAGCCGTGATGTTTCCACCTAGCTGGGAAGGGTCAGCAGCAATATACTCTTGAGCCGTCATATTGTGACGTTGAGCTGTTTCTGGTGAATATGGGTAAGTTCTGACATGTTTTTATTTTAGCGTAATACTAAAATAGTACCACAAAAATGGTACTAAGTCAATCTGGCGGGCCCGACCGGATTCGAACCGGCGATCTCCTCCGTGACAGGGAGGCGTGATAGGCCTACTTCACTACGAGCCCGCGTCAATCACCAGTTAATTGTAGATGAGAGTGGGTCAGCATACAATTAACAAGCTCATATATAGTAACAACAATGCTATATCGAGGGCAATTGCCCTCGATATAGCATTAAATATATACTGATACGGATCACTTGCCACCTTAGCTCAGTTGGTAGAGCGACACTTTCGTAAAGTGTAGGTCGCCGGTTCGATTCCGGCAGGTGGCTCCACGTCGGAACTCATGTTTAGTTTCCACCATTGCAACACCAGCTAACGCTCTGCTTGCAATGGCTCCAACTTAACATGGTTCCTCCTTACAAACTGAAAACACCATAAGATGTTTCCAGTTTGGCTTAAGCTTCGTAGAACTAAGCGAAGTAAAATCCCTCCATAGCCTTGGCGACGGAGGGATTTTTGTTTTCAAGCAGAAATTCTACTTTTTTACGCGATTGCGTATTTTAGTAAAACCCCCGCAAGACTAAGTATCCAAGCAATAGCCTCGCTAATTAGCGAGGCTATTTTATTACACTAAGTAACTAGTCTTTACTCTTCAGTACCCTCTTCCTGGGGTGGCTCGGTGGTCTCTGGCTGCTGGGGCTCGGATGAGACACCGATGTAGTTTCTAACCTCGACCTCATCAAGTCGGCGCTGGATCTCACCTTGAACCGAGCTAGGGTCGATAAGAATGTGGGACACCCGTAAGCCCTCCTCCTCATCTCGCTCTGTAGCCTTGATGATGTGGTAGCCGTACTGGCTCTCGACTAGGCCGCTGACCTCCCCAGGCTCTAAAGCGAGAGCTGCGTCAAGGAATTCCGGCACAAACTGGGTTTCGTCGGTGACAAAGCCTAAGTCTCCACCTTCACTAGCACTACCATCACTTGAGAACTCACGGGCTAATTCAGCAAAGTCCTCGCCAGCTTCCACTCGGGCTAATACCACCTCGGCCTCCTGCTCTGCTAACTTCTGCTGTAGTAGCTGTACGTGGATTACGCTACGGAAATCGCTTAGATTCCAGCCGTAAAAGCTCTCGATAGCTTCTTCTAATTGCTCTTCCCCGCCCTCATTCTCAATGTACTGCTGGATGGTTTCATCTAGCTCTTCTTTAGATACACTCACCTCACGCTCCCGGGCTAGCTCTTCGACGACTACCTTGCGCTGGGCTTCTGCCATAGCGAGCGTACGTAAGGTCTCAAGCTGAGCCTGACCCTCCTCAGTGGTAAAGTCGATGCCCTCACCACCGCCGATCGGATTAGAGGAGTAGCTCTTCAGCGAACGTAGCTCAAACAGATACTCCCGGTAGGTCACATAAGACCCCCCAGCACAAAGTGCCGGATATGGTAGTAGCTGGGCCGAACCATCTACACATGCAGCTGGATACGGGATGATGCGAGAAGCTCCGTACACCAGATCACTATCACTTTTAAAACGATAGATTAGGAGAGCGAACAGCAGCACGATACCGACTAGCAACACACCGATGATAATACCGGTGATCTTCAGTGCCTTTTGTGGGTTGAGGCTCATCGGCTTGATGTAGTTCTTGCCCCGCTCTAGGATACTGGCACGTTCGGCATCTATATCGTTATCTACTGGAGTATCGGCTAACGCATCCGCAGGAGCTTCCGCTACACCTTCATCCCCTTTACGGTTGAGTTTACGCTTCAGCTGTTCTAGCTTCTTTTTCATCATCTCCTCCATTTATAGTGGCCGGATCGACCGGTACCACATCTCTAATTATCCTGTTCAAGTGTTGCTGGACCTCTTCCGGATGATGGATATAGTGCAGAATTAAATCTCCAGCGAATGTCTGCACCGTAACCGTCCCGAACTTCATAAACGTCGCCTGCAAACCCTTAATGGTATAGTTTACACTCTGAATTCGGTTATGACTAATGTCCTGAACACTGCGGTTAAATAGACCTACCTGTTTAATCTGAATCAGCCGCTCATCAGTAATGATATAGACGCTGAAGTACCAACCGAGAAACCAATAACTGAACACTAACAGACTGAGAACGAGTCCGGCTAGCGCGCACCACCAAGACCAGGTCTCAAGCGGCCAGATACTAGAAGGCACCAGCCCGACTGCAAAGACGCCGAGGGCAACCGTCACCCCCTTTCGCATTACTACCGGATGTTGACGAAAGACGAAATCGATCGTCTCATCAGGGTGTTGGCCAGGGAATGTGTTTGCCATGAGAGTAGTATATAGGTTTTAGGTTTTCGGGTGTAGTCTGCCCCTACAGCTACCGGATTCGACTCTATGTCAGCGCCATACCAAAAAGTAGAAACTATAAAAACTAAAATGGCTGTTCACCAGCTAAAACGATACTGTTTTAGCTGGAAGAGGAAGACAAACCGTAAGCTGAAAGTAAAACAGCTTCCGCTGTTTTAGAGGAAGCTGTAGGTTTAGTCTGACGTGGTGCCCCGGGCGGGAGTCGAACCTGCGACCTTCTCCTTAGGAGGGAGACGCTCTATCCTGCTGAGCTACCGGGGCGTAAATCCACTATCAATGTAGCAGCAATTTACTCACGATGGCAGTCACTGAACAAAATCAGCTAACTAACTTGCGGCCTACCCTCACGTTCGTTATCTTCATACACATGCAGGTACTCACTCTTATCGTAACTGAACAACTCGGCACCGCTAAAGAAGCGCTCCACCTCTGTCATTCCACTCTCGGCATTATCGGAAGCATGGATTAGATTCCGGCCCTGCCCCATGGCAAAGTCCCCGCGAATGGTACCGGCATCTGCTGCCCGTGGGTTAGTAGCGCCTACGATCACTCGCACACTAGCGGTACACTCATACCCTTCCCATGCCATTGCGACTAAGGGAGAGCTCTTCATAAAGCTCTTAATTCCACTAAAAAACGGCTTATCGGTCAGATGCGAATAGTGCTGCTCCAGTATCTCATCATCAACTGAAATCATTTTTAATCCGATTAACTTCAGACCTTTACGCTCAAAGCGAGTTATAATTTCGCCAACCAGTCCCCGCTGTACGGCATCAGGCTTGGCTAAGATCAGTGTTCGTTCCATAAATATATCCTCTAAATTACTAGTATTAACACCAAGGCGCCAGCTAAAATCAGGCGGTACCAGGCGAAGACGGCCAGCTTATGCGTGCTGAGGTAGTCCAGTAAGAAGCGTATCACAAAATAGGCGCTAGCTGCGGCTACCAAGAAACCGAGTATATAATATGGCAACTCAGCACTGAGCTCACTGAGCACATCTGAGCTACTTAGGACCCTTAAGTTAGCACCGAGCAAGATTGGTACCGCCATCAAAAAACTGAAGCGAGCTGCCTCGGCGTTATTAAAACCTAGCCATGAACCGGCCACTAATGTTGCCCCGGCGCGCGAAGTACCGGGGATTAAAGCCAGTG
Above is a genomic segment from Candidatus Saccharimonadales bacterium containing:
- a CDS encoding DUF1653 domain-containing protein — protein: MSSDLPSLSPAAESLRLGRYRHYKDKYYQLIGIARHSETLEELVVYQAEYDEGTLWVRPLSMFIEAVEVNGVSQPRFTYLG
- a CDS encoding ATP cone domain-containing protein, whose product is MHCPFCGHKRTEVYNSRNTSQSRRIWRRRRCRRCQRAFTTYEASDLSWLTISKQAGHSEPYIRSKLLVSLHHACQGLDNHIEMIDALTNTVEDQLIGLQQETISAREVADTTLTILKRFHTSAYLRYLSYRGDLASSAHLKETVTNLQ
- a CDS encoding 50S ribosomal protein L25 — encoded protein: MQDVVLQAKLRQATGKAVAGLRREGLIPGVVYGQGGDAQVIAAYGVELSKVYNRAGTNRLIQLKIDDKKTALNTLFVDVQHDPVSGALMHFDLYTVKMDEEIETEIPIHFEGTAPATYNHDGILVQNLESIEVKALPNKLPESFTVDLEQLEEINAAVHVSDITIPEGVELLSDPEELIVKIDPPRSEEELEELDEAIAADAEEQVASEHGAPDESDDEEGEDDKPTLEKEDE
- a CDS encoding MraY family glycosyltransferase, translated to MLNYLLTFVLAFTIVAVAIPMVKRLAARIGAVDLPNVRKIHTQPLPRIGGIAIFLGFIVPFLLQFELDRRLWGFLIGLVIMFVVGLVDDIKGLSAWRKLPWQIVAAIAVLAGGIGIVAATNPFGGGSIFLDDWRIPMELGSLSFNILPVANLVSILWIVGIVNTVNFLDGMDGLAAGVCVIAAVVLFVLALTPAIDDPGLAMMAVILAGSLLGFLLYNWHPSSIIMGDSGAYTIGLILAVITIYSGSKIAVGVLVLGVAIFDAIWAVTRRLYNRRSPFSPDRGHIHHLLLDSGLTQPQVVTHLYLVAAAIGLTALIYGGVAAFLVLMILLVVTVSLVRLRAAGAQ
- a CDS encoding T3SS effector HopA1 family protein, with amino-acid sequence MTAQEYIAADPSQLGGNITATDLKVRYETFEQAQEAKKHLSDTFIDGAIGGDLRLGNEKVGIKGYLDNVESIAKDKEVIESPERIAGLYLRTTEMLARNLKVAVARSSSPEQAQERRGQVWQAKEEFLAHLGEEAPQAANEIVDWCNGDTRNFPVGAVEYRGFKVDGTDVLDAQSKGALDVRPNFKIQRQFGGVFVMAYTDSRVHEKMAGKDEVLDKRIYLNPDMEATPELFEKLLQTANEAGISMQLKMLQRAPEAASAHKGKAMGHETSGLRGDGIVVYVDGKHSDDVLGMVIALAKDSPDAFKDRETSRIPQNVAEGIAVGDEPVQIPGTSLTSHREKIFSYAAEKTRAAGKQGEEARAMFRDLARRTATANGVNPDNIAFNKAT
- a CDS encoding peptidylprolyl isomerase, giving the protein MMKKKLEQLKRKLNRKGDEGVAEAPADALADTPVDNDIDAERASILERGKNYIKPMSLNPQKALKITGIIIGVLLVGIVLLFALLIYRFKSDSDLVYGASRIIPYPAACVDGSAQLLPYPALCAGGSYVTYREYLFELRSLKSYSSNPIGGGEGIDFTTEEGQAQLETLRTLAMAEAQRKVVVEELAREREVSVSKEELDETIQQYIENEGGEEQLEEAIESFYGWNLSDFRSVIHVQLLQQKLAEQEAEVVLARVEAGEDFAELAREFSSDGSASEGGDLGFVTDETQFVPEFLDAALALEPGEVSGLVESQYGYHIIKATERDEEEGLRVSHILIDPSSVQGEIQRRLDEVEVRNYIGVSSEPQQPETTEPPQEEGTEE
- a CDS encoding PH domain-containing protein, yielding MANTFPGQHPDETIDFVFRQHPVVMRKGVTVALGVFAVGLVPSSIWPLETWSWWCALAGLVLSLLVFSYWFLGWYFSVYIITDERLIQIKQVGLFNRSVQDISHNRIQSVNYTIKGLQATFMKFGTVTVQTFAGDLILHYIHHPEEVQQHLNRIIRDVVPVDPATINGGDDEKEARTAEA
- the ndk gene encoding nucleoside-diphosphate kinase; translated protein: MERTLILAKPDAVQRGLVGEIITRFERKGLKLIGLKMISVDDEILEQHYSHLTDKPFFSGIKSFMKSSPLVAMAWEGYECTASVRVIVGATNPRAADAGTIRGDFAMGQGRNLIHASDNAESGMTEVERFFSGAELFSYDKSEYLHVYEDNEREGRPQVS